A genomic segment from Lutibacter sp. A80 encodes:
- a CDS encoding S9 family peptidase, with protein sequence MKKIFFTVAMAMLCGPFMFAQEALTYQKPPQEILELAEAPLAPTMRMDEKGENFVFLYRSNFKNIEELSETEMRLAGLRINPKTNINSRQRYYTNIKVRVGKNSKEENVSGLPNNGRYSYFSWSPNQKKMAFTNTVNTGVELWILDIEAKTAKKITEANLNANTGMPFSWFKDSNSILIKTISKEKQALIDTKTAVPTGPTISISEQGVKAQNRTYQDLLKNKSDEHNFEQLALAELYKIDLNGNKTLWKKSDMYSGISFSPDGNYILINTIEKPFSYLVPYRRFPSKTTIYNADGTLVKTILEIPLIEDLPKGFMAVRTGIRNLSWRADKPATLYWCEALDEGDPAKEVAFRDEVFELNAPFNGKANSILKTIGRFSGIDWGNNTTAIAYDYWWNTRNTKTYIFNPSNNNIEPKLISDRNYQDQYSDPGSFVTKRNEFGRYTLSLNKGNAYLIGDGYSEAGKFPFVDELSLKNLKTKRLYQSKLTDKVEGILDILDIRKGEIIVRIESKNEYPNYYIRNIKKRSKPIALTTFENPFKSIQNVHKEVIKYKRDDGIELSGVLYLPTNYQEGKKYPMVMWAYPREYKDKSSAGQSTSNSNEFTYPYYGSMVYWVTRGYVVLDDASFPIVGEGDEEPNDTFIKQLVANGKAAIDAVDKLGYIDRNKVAVGGHSYGAFMTANLLAHSNLFAAGIARSGAYNRTLTPFGFQSEERNYWEAPEIYYQMSPFMHADTMKTPLLLIHGEADNNSGTYPLQSERYFNALKGLGAPVRLVMLPKESHGYSAKESVLHMLWEQDQWLEKYVKNRVME encoded by the coding sequence ATGAAAAAAATATTTTTTACAGTAGCTATGGCTATGCTTTGCGGACCCTTTATGTTTGCACAAGAAGCGCTAACCTATCAAAAACCTCCTCAAGAAATCTTAGAACTTGCAGAGGCACCACTAGCACCAACAATGAGAATGGATGAAAAAGGTGAAAATTTTGTCTTTTTATACCGGTCTAACTTCAAAAATATTGAAGAACTTTCCGAAACAGAAATGCGACTTGCTGGACTTAGAATTAATCCTAAAACCAACATAAATAGTAGACAGCGCTATTATACCAATATTAAAGTACGTGTTGGAAAAAACTCCAAAGAAGAAAATGTTAGTGGCTTACCTAATAACGGACGCTACTCTTACTTTTCGTGGTCTCCTAATCAAAAAAAGATGGCCTTTACAAATACCGTAAATACTGGTGTGGAACTTTGGATATTAGATATTGAAGCCAAAACTGCAAAAAAAATAACCGAAGCCAACTTAAATGCAAATACAGGCATGCCATTTTCTTGGTTTAAAGACAGTAATTCAATACTAATAAAAACTATTTCAAAAGAAAAACAAGCATTAATTGATACTAAAACTGCTGTTCCAACTGGACCTACAATATCAATTAGTGAACAAGGTGTAAAAGCTCAAAATAGAACCTATCAAGACCTTTTAAAAAATAAAAGTGACGAACACAATTTTGAACAGCTTGCATTGGCAGAACTGTATAAAATAGATTTAAATGGTAACAAAACGCTTTGGAAAAAAAGCGATATGTACAGTGGTATCTCTTTCTCTCCAGACGGAAATTATATTTTAATTAACACCATAGAAAAACCTTTTTCATATTTAGTACCTTACCGTAGATTCCCTTCAAAAACAACAATTTATAATGCCGATGGAACGCTGGTAAAAACAATATTAGAAATCCCTTTAATTGAAGACTTGCCAAAAGGGTTTATGGCTGTTAGAACAGGAATAAGAAACCTTAGTTGGAGAGCCGATAAACCTGCTACACTTTATTGGTGCGAAGCTTTAGATGAAGGTGATCCTGCTAAAGAAGTTGCTTTTAGAGATGAAGTTTTTGAATTAAATGCACCTTTTAATGGTAAAGCTAATTCAATATTAAAAACAATTGGTAGATTTTCTGGTATAGATTGGGGTAATAACACAACTGCAATTGCATATGATTATTGGTGGAATACTCGAAATACAAAAACCTATATTTTTAATCCATCTAATAATAACATTGAACCTAAATTAATTTCAGATAGAAATTATCAAGATCAGTACAGCGATCCTGGAAGTTTTGTTACAAAAAGAAATGAATTTGGCAGGTATACACTTTCATTAAATAAAGGAAATGCCTATTTGATTGGAGATGGTTACAGCGAAGCTGGAAAGTTCCCGTTTGTTGATGAACTAAGTTTAAAAAACTTAAAAACTAAAAGGCTATACCAATCTAAATTAACCGATAAAGTTGAAGGTATTTTAGATATTTTAGATATTAGAAAAGGTGAAATTATTGTTCGTATAGAATCTAAAAACGAATACCCTAATTATTACATCAGAAATATTAAAAAAAGGTCGAAACCAATTGCTTTAACAACTTTTGAAAATCCTTTTAAAAGCATACAAAATGTGCATAAAGAAGTTATTAAATACAAAAGAGATGACGGCATAGAACTATCGGGAGTTTTATATTTACCTACAAACTATCAAGAAGGTAAAAAATACCCAATGGTAATGTGGGCTTATCCAAGAGAATATAAAGATAAGAGTAGTGCAGGACAAAGTACTTCAAATTCAAATGAATTTACATATCCTTATTATGGTTCTATGGTGTATTGGGTAACTAGAGGTTATGTGGTTTTAGATGATGCTTCGTTCCCAATAGTTGGTGAAGGAGATGAAGAGCCTAACGATACATTTATTAAACAGTTAGTAGCCAATGGAAAAGCTGCAATTGATGCCGTTGATAAATTAGGGTATATTGATAGAAATAAAGTTGCTGTTGGAGGACACTCTTACGGTGCTTTTATGACTGCTAATTTATTAGCACATTCTAATTTATTTGCCGCTGGAATTGCCAGAAGTGGTGCATACAACAGAACTTTAACTCCTTTTGGATTTCAAAGTGAAGAACGTAATTATTGGGAAGCTCCAGAAATTTATTACCAAATGTCTCCTTTTATGCATGCAGACACTATGAAAACTCCGTTATTATTAATCCACGGAGAAGCAGATAATAATTCTGGAACATATCCATTACAAAGTGAACGCTATTTTAATGCTTTAAAAGGATTAGGTGCTCCAGTTCGTTTAGTAATGCTTCCAAAAGAAAGTCATGGATATAGCGCTAAAGAATCGGTATTACATATGCTTTGGGAACAAGACCAATGGTTAGAAAAATATGTAAAAAATAGAGTTATGGAATAA
- a CDS encoding S1/P1 nuclease translates to MKFKSFSCILIVFLFSFSSINAINPNWGGTGHRTIGKIAEGYLKAKTKRKIAELLNGKSLAFVSTFGDEIKSDSSYDKFNSWHYINIPFGAKYMGAFKNPEGDLMVGITKCKEVLLDDTSSKEDKVFYLKMLVHLIGDLHQPLHVANVKDRGGNDLQVKWFNKETNLHRVWDSDMIDSYNMSYTELVANADKISKKQVKYLQKGTVLDWVDETHQLAGEVYKSAKMGDKLGYRYMYDYFSLARNQLQVAGIRLAKVLNDLFS, encoded by the coding sequence ATGAAGTTTAAAAGTTTTAGCTGTATTCTAATTGTATTTTTATTTAGCTTTTCATCTATAAATGCTATAAACCCAAATTGGGGTGGAACTGGGCATAGAACAATTGGTAAAATTGCTGAAGGTTATTTAAAAGCTAAAACCAAACGGAAAATTGCTGAATTGTTAAATGGTAAAAGTTTAGCATTTGTTTCAACTTTTGGTGATGAGATTAAATCCGATAGTAGTTATGATAAATTCAATTCTTGGCATTATATAAATATACCTTTTGGAGCTAAGTATATGGGTGCTTTTAAAAATCCTGAAGGAGATTTAATGGTAGGGATAACTAAGTGTAAGGAGGTGCTTTTAGATGATACATCAAGTAAAGAAGATAAAGTATTTTATTTAAAAATGCTGGTACATTTAATTGGAGATTTACATCAGCCATTGCATGTTGCAAATGTTAAAGATAGAGGAGGTAATGATTTGCAAGTGAAATGGTTTAATAAAGAAACAAATCTACATAGAGTTTGGGACTCTGATATGATTGATAGTTATAATATGTCTTATACTGAATTAGTAGCTAACGCTGATAAAATTTCGAAAAAACAGGTTAAATATTTACAAAAAGGAACTGTTTTAGATTGGGTAGATGAAACTCATCAACTTGCTGGTGAAGTTTATAAATCTGCTAAAATGGGAGATAAATTAGGTTACAGATATATGTATGATTATTTTAGTTTGGCTAGAAATCAACTTCAAGTAGCAGGTATTAGGCTAGCTAAAGTATTAAATGATTTGTTTTCGTAA
- a CDS encoding S9 family peptidase produces the protein MNYKIITFLIFFISILTVAQEKEYTEIELSIPTNSVTINGTLLTPNSSEKNPLVIIIPGSGPTDRDGNNAMMKNNSLKFLAETLSAKNIATYRYDKSALSYSKEAIEKIDTLTFNTFIYEAKSVINYFKKTEKYSKIIVAGHSQGSLVGMIASQNKADGFISLEGAGRSLDKILVEQIELQAPFLKEETQKIVTELKKGNTVDEFNPMLISLFNKQIQPFLISWIEYNPQEEIAKLAIPILIINGSKDIQAKVIDAELLHKAAPNSKLFIIENMNHIFKEIKGDLNENMQSYNDSKLPIMQNFSDKISTFVKDLK, from the coding sequence ATGAACTATAAAATAATCACATTTTTAATATTTTTTATTTCTATTTTAACAGTTGCACAGGAGAAAGAATACACTGAAATAGAGCTTAGTATTCCTACAAATTCAGTAACAATAAATGGAACTTTACTAACGCCTAATTCATCAGAGAAAAATCCTTTAGTTATAATAATTCCAGGATCTGGACCTACCGATAGAGATGGTAATAATGCAATGATGAAAAACAATTCATTAAAATTTTTAGCAGAAACATTAAGCGCTAAAAATATTGCAACGTATAGATATGATAAAAGTGCTCTTTCTTACTCAAAAGAAGCAATAGAAAAAATAGACACACTAACATTTAATACTTTTATATATGAGGCTAAAAGTGTAATAAATTATTTTAAAAAAACCGAAAAGTATTCAAAAATAATAGTTGCTGGCCATAGCCAAGGAAGTTTGGTTGGAATGATCGCTTCACAAAATAAAGCCGACGGATTTATTTCTTTAGAAGGTGCTGGAAGAAGTCTTGATAAAATATTAGTAGAGCAAATAGAATTACAAGCACCTTTTTTAAAAGAAGAAACCCAAAAAATTGTAACCGAACTAAAAAAAGGAAATACTGTTGATGAATTTAACCCCATGTTAATTTCTCTTTTCAACAAACAAATACAACCTTTTTTAATTTCGTGGATAGAATACAACCCACAAGAAGAAATAGCAAAATTAGCTATTCCAATATTAATAATTAATGGTTCTAAAGATATACAAGCAAAAGTTATAGATGCGGAACTATTACACAAAGCTGCTCCAAACTCTAAACTATTTATTATTGAAAATATGAACCATATTTTTAAAGAAATAAAAGGAGATTTAAATGAAAATATGCAATCTTATAACGATTCTAAACTACCAATTATGCAAAATTTTTCAGATAAAATAAGCACCTTTGTAAAAGATTTAAAATAA
- a CDS encoding NUDIX hydrolase, producing MILAASGIILDNKKILLLKRSNYTERYPGFWGCPGGRTEKGETAVQNVIREVKEECNLDFTPTKIIKTGVWQGKKYYRFLGNWTGEIKIQEEEVADYNWFSFSEAANLKLSFDYKEIIEILHQQKLL from the coding sequence ATGATTTTAGCTGCTTCAGGAATTATTTTAGACAACAAAAAAATACTATTACTTAAACGTTCGAATTACACAGAAAGATATCCTGGTTTTTGGGGCTGTCCAGGTGGAAGAACTGAAAAAGGTGAAACAGCTGTTCAAAATGTAATTAGAGAAGTTAAAGAAGAATGTAATTTGGATTTTACACCTACAAAAATTATTAAGACAGGTGTTTGGCAGGGCAAAAAATACTATCGTTTTTTAGGAAACTGGACAGGTGAAATAAAAATTCAGGAAGAAGAAGTTGCTGATTATAATTGGTTTTCATTTTCTGAAGCCGCAAACCTAAAACTTTCTTTTGATTATAAAGAAATTATAGAAATACTTCACCAACAAAAATTACTTTAA
- a CDS encoding nitroreductase family protein, whose amino-acid sequence MDDFILINGYKHYSYKQAVFSEEEMLKKSKEYFESSNKRRSVRDFSDKNVPLEVIENIIKTASTAPSGANKQPWTFCVVKSAEIKKEIRLAAEAEERKSYSERMNDEWLKDLKHLGTDANKPFLETAPYLIIVFKHSYEYDLNGNKEQNYYVNESVGLACGLLISAIHNAGLVTLTHTPSPMRFLEKILKRPDNERAFLVLPVGYQAENVFVPDNKRKSLEEVMELY is encoded by the coding sequence ATGGATGATTTTATTTTAATAAATGGTTACAAGCATTATAGCTATAAACAAGCAGTTTTTTCTGAAGAAGAAATGTTGAAAAAATCTAAAGAATATTTTGAATCGTCTAATAAAAGAAGATCAGTTCGTGATTTTTCGGATAAAAATGTGCCCTTAGAAGTAATTGAAAATATAATTAAAACTGCATCTACAGCACCTTCTGGAGCAAATAAACAACCTTGGACTTTTTGTGTTGTAAAAAGCGCTGAAATTAAAAAAGAAATTAGATTAGCTGCTGAAGCCGAAGAGCGCAAAAGTTATAGTGAAAGAATGAATGATGAATGGTTGAAAGATTTAAAACATTTAGGGACTGATGCAAATAAGCCTTTTTTAGAAACTGCACCTTATTTAATAATTGTGTTTAAGCACTCTTATGAATATGATTTGAATGGTAATAAAGAACAAAATTATTATGTAAACGAGTCTGTTGGTTTGGCTTGTGGCTTATTAATTTCGGCAATACATAATGCGGGTTTGGTAACATTAACTCATACTCCAAGTCCTATGCGTTTTTTAGAAAAAATATTAAAGCGTCCAGATAATGAACGTGCTTTTTTAGTGTTGCCAGTAGGTTATCAGGCGGAAAACGTATTTGTGCCAGATAATAAACGTAAGTCTCTTGAAGAGGTAATGGAACTATATTAA
- a CDS encoding SPFH domain-containing protein — protein sequence MTNEKTIKAPNGYLMLALLCILITAFILGITQENPYLIIPSIILIIAIIPGFILVNPNTSKVLLLFGKYIGTIKENGFYWANPLYKKRGISLRASNFDSERVKVNDKLGNPIMISTIAVWKVNDTYKAAFEVDNYENFVRVQSDAAVRKLASLYPYDNFEDDGKIEEITLRASVNEVSQALEEELSERLNMAGIEVLEARIGYLAYAQEIASAMLKRQQATAIIAARHKIVEGAVSMVEMALDKLNKNKVVEFDEERKAAMVSNLMVVLCSDKDTTPIVNTGTLNH from the coding sequence ATGACAAACGAAAAAACCATAAAAGCACCTAACGGCTATTTAATGTTAGCTTTATTATGCATCTTAATTACTGCTTTTATTTTAGGAATTACCCAAGAAAACCCATACTTAATTATTCCTTCAATTATTTTAATTATCGCTATTATTCCTGGATTTATCCTTGTAAACCCAAACACCTCAAAAGTATTATTACTATTTGGAAAATACATTGGAACCATTAAAGAGAATGGCTTTTACTGGGCCAATCCATTATACAAAAAAAGAGGTATTTCATTAAGAGCTAGTAATTTTGATAGCGAACGTGTTAAAGTGAACGACAAGCTAGGAAACCCTATTATGATTAGCACAATTGCTGTTTGGAAAGTAAATGATACTTATAAAGCTGCCTTTGAAGTAGACAATTACGAAAATTTTGTACGTGTACAATCTGATGCTGCTGTTAGAAAATTAGCTAGTTTATATCCATATGACAATTTTGAAGATGATGGTAAAATTGAAGAAATTACCTTAAGAGCAAGCGTAAATGAAGTTAGTCAAGCATTAGAAGAAGAGCTTTCAGAACGTTTAAACATGGCAGGTATTGAAGTTTTAGAAGCTAGAATTGGCTATTTAGCTTATGCGCAAGAAATAGCAAGCGCAATGTTAAAACGCCAACAAGCAACAGCAATTATTGCAGCACGTCATAAAATTGTTGAAGGTGCTGTTAGTATGGTTGAAATGGCTTTAGATAAATTAAATAAAAATAAAGTAGTAGAATTTGATGAAGAAAGAAAAGCAGCTATGGTCAGTAATTTAATGGTGGTACTTTGTTCAGATAAAGACACTACTCCTATTGTAAATACTGGAACTTTAAACCATTAA
- the htpG gene encoding molecular chaperone HtpG: protein MATGNINVTAENIFPIIKKFLYSDHEIFLRELISNATDATLKLKHLSTLGEVKGDIGNPMLEIKVDKEKKEIRIIDQGIGMTGEEVEKYINQVAFSGAEEFVEKYKDKVEDSGIIGHFGLGFYSSFMVAERVEIFTKSFVEGSKAVRWECDGSPKYTLEETDKTDRGTEIVLHIDEESLDFLEESKINELLNKYNKFMPIPIKFGTREENLPLPEDADKDAKPETITVDNIVNNPTPAWTKSPSDLTDEDYKAFYRELYPMQFEEPLFNIHLNVDYPFNLTGILYFPKLNKSVDPTKDKIQLYQNQVFVTDNVEGIVPDFLQMLRGVIDSPDIPLNVSRSYLQADGAVKKISSYITRKVADKLISLFKNDRKAFEEKWDDIKVIIEYGMLSEEKFFEKSDKFALYPTVDKEYFTFDELIEKIKPAQTDKDDKTIILYASDVKEQHSYIDAAKEKGYQVLLLDSPIVSHLIQKLEGSKENIQFTRVDGDHIDNLIKKDENVISKLSDEEKETLKPIIEGAIPKETYTVQLEAMDSNANPFMITQPEFMRRMKEMQATGGGGMMGMGNFPEMYNLVVNTNNELVSEILNTKTKKKQERLIQQAFDLARLSQNLLKGEELTQFIKRSFQMVK from the coding sequence ATGGCAACTGGAAATATTAATGTAACTGCGGAGAACATTTTTCCTATTATTAAAAAATTCTTGTACTCGGATCACGAAATATTTTTACGTGAATTAATCTCAAACGCAACGGATGCGACTTTAAAATTAAAACACTTATCTACTTTAGGTGAAGTTAAAGGAGATATTGGAAATCCAATGCTTGAGATAAAAGTTGATAAAGAAAAAAAGGAAATTAGAATTATTGACCAAGGAATTGGAATGACAGGTGAAGAAGTTGAAAAATACATTAACCAAGTCGCTTTTTCTGGAGCAGAAGAATTTGTTGAAAAATACAAAGACAAAGTTGAAGATTCTGGTATTATTGGTCATTTTGGTTTAGGTTTCTACTCTTCTTTTATGGTAGCTGAAAGAGTTGAAATATTTACTAAATCTTTTGTCGAAGGTTCAAAAGCTGTACGTTGGGAATGTGACGGAAGTCCAAAATACACCTTAGAAGAAACAGATAAAACAGATAGAGGAACAGAAATTGTACTTCATATAGACGAAGAATCTTTAGATTTTTTAGAAGAAAGTAAAATAAACGAACTTTTAAATAAGTACAATAAGTTTATGCCAATTCCAATTAAATTTGGAACACGTGAAGAAAATTTACCTCTTCCAGAAGATGCAGATAAAGATGCAAAACCAGAAACAATTACAGTAGATAATATTGTAAACAACCCTACTCCTGCTTGGACAAAAAGTCCTAGTGATTTAACCGATGAAGATTATAAAGCTTTCTATAGAGAATTGTATCCAATGCAATTTGAAGAACCTTTATTTAACATTCATTTAAATGTAGATTACCCATTTAATTTAACAGGTATTTTATACTTCCCTAAATTAAATAAAAGTGTAGACCCTACAAAAGATAAAATACAACTATACCAAAATCAAGTATTTGTAACTGACAATGTAGAAGGAATTGTTCCTGACTTTTTACAAATGCTACGTGGAGTAATAGATTCTCCAGATATTCCTTTAAACGTATCTCGTTCGTATTTACAAGCAGATGGTGCGGTTAAAAAAATCTCAAGCTATATTACACGTAAAGTTGCAGATAAACTAATTAGTTTATTTAAAAATGATAGAAAAGCTTTTGAAGAAAAATGGGATGATATTAAAGTTATTATTGAATACGGAATGCTTTCTGAAGAAAAATTCTTCGAAAAATCTGACAAATTTGCATTGTATCCAACAGTAGATAAAGAGTACTTTACTTTTGATGAATTAATCGAAAAAATAAAACCTGCACAAACAGATAAAGACGATAAAACTATAATTCTTTATGCTTCAGATGTAAAAGAACAACACAGTTATATAGATGCTGCTAAAGAAAAAGGATACCAAGTACTTTTATTAGACTCACCAATTGTTTCACATTTAATTCAAAAATTAGAAGGAAGCAAAGAAAACATTCAATTTACAAGAGTTGACGGTGACCACATCGACAACTTAATTAAAAAAGACGAAAATGTAATAAGTAAACTTTCTGATGAAGAAAAAGAAACCTTAAAACCTATTATTGAAGGTGCAATTCCTAAAGAAACTTATACTGTACAGTTAGAAGCTATGGATTCTAACGCCAACCCATTTATGATTACGCAACCTGAGTTTATGCGTAGAATGAAAGAAATGCAAGCTACCGGTGGTGGTGGTATGATGGGAATGGGTAATTTTCCAGAAATGTACAATTTAGTTGTAAATACTAATAATGAGTTGGTAAGTGAAATTTTAAATACAAAAACTAAAAAGAAACAAGAACGACTTATTCAACAAGCGTTTGACTTGGCAAGACTTTCTCAAAACCTTTTAAAAGGTGAAGAGCTTACCCAATTTATAAAACGTAGTTTTCAAATGGTGAAGTAA
- a CDS encoding Arc family DNA binding domain-containing protein translates to MPKKKAFALRINEDMLKAIEKWAADEFRSTNGQLEWMLNKCLKDAKRIPKNNNNKNNV, encoded by the coding sequence ATGCCAAAGAAAAAAGCATTTGCACTAAGAATAAATGAAGACATGCTCAAAGCAATTGAGAAATGGGCTGCAGATGAATTTCGTTCAACTAATGGACAGTTGGAATGGATGTTAAATAAATGCCTAAAAGACGCAAAACGAATTCCGAAAAACAATAATAACAAAAATAATGTATAA
- a CDS encoding RluA family pseudouridine synthase: protein MQEYAPKIFYTYIPSNSGVKKAIKQGRVLIDGVIAKTATWVKPDQIIELIDDPNKQPKVYKFNLEVIFEDDHIAVINKPAGITVSGNKFKTIANALSYNLKKSQQLDALTIPTPVHRLDNQTSGILLVAKTKTAQIELGKQFKNQTIKKQYSAIVIGKIIKTETIDLPIDNKPSITNFEVVKSFHSLKYDILSLIKAFPKTGRTHQIRIHMASINRPILGDKLYGNPETIHKGKGLFLCASKIIFEHPKTSLQTTIKINLPQKFTSIITREERRWNNYNS, encoded by the coding sequence TTGCAAGAATATGCTCCAAAAATATTTTATACATACATACCCTCAAATAGCGGTGTTAAAAAAGCTATAAAACAAGGTAGAGTTCTTATTGATGGAGTAATTGCCAAAACTGCAACCTGGGTTAAACCTGATCAAATAATTGAACTTATTGACGACCCTAATAAACAACCTAAAGTTTATAAATTTAATTTAGAGGTTATATTTGAAGATGACCATATTGCAGTTATTAACAAACCGGCTGGAATTACTGTAAGTGGAAATAAATTTAAAACTATTGCAAATGCTTTATCTTATAATTTAAAAAAAAGCCAGCAATTAGATGCATTAACCATTCCTACTCCTGTACATAGATTAGATAACCAAACCTCTGGTATTTTATTAGTAGCAAAAACTAAAACTGCACAAATAGAACTTGGTAAACAATTTAAAAATCAAACAATAAAAAAACAATACAGTGCTATTGTAATTGGTAAAATAATTAAGACTGAAACTATAGACCTCCCTATTGATAATAAACCCTCCATAACTAATTTTGAAGTTGTAAAATCTTTTCACTCGCTAAAATATGATATACTAAGCCTTATAAAAGCATTTCCTAAAACTGGAAGAACACATCAAATTAGAATACATATGGCAAGTATTAACCGCCCAATTTTAGGAGATAAATTATATGGTAATCCAGAAACAATCCATAAAGGGAAAGGCTTATTTTTATGTGCATCTAAAATTATTTTTGAACACCCAAAAACCAGCTTACAAACAACAATTAAAATAAATTTACCACAAAAATTTACTTCAATTATTACAAGAGAAGAAAGACGTTGGAATAACTATAATAGCTAA
- a CDS encoding aldose 1-epimerase has translation MYKITVTKNENPLLNEVIVSNKALNFESSIFPNLGASLQKLNCNNIELIDGISPDSNGLETYKSKYNSAILFPFPNRITNGTYQFENKNYSLEINETALNNRLHGLVFNQYFTIKEQTATEESAKIVLNYKYNGQIAGFPFPYNLELTYTFTKNKISLNFEVLNEGKTAFPFGFGWHPYFKVTDLNNSTLDFEAKTQYLVDKNMIPTGETPLKFKTPLLINDTFLDDCFITEKSNTSLKTSTYNINIDFSSKKPTSFLQVYTPDTRDCIAIEPMTCAPNSFNNKDGLLTLEADQKYTWTVDLKYSI, from the coding sequence ATGTATAAAATTACAGTCACAAAAAACGAAAACCCACTTCTAAATGAAGTTATAGTCTCTAACAAAGCTCTAAATTTTGAAAGCAGTATTTTCCCTAATTTAGGAGCTTCACTACAAAAATTAAATTGTAATAATATTGAATTAATAGATGGAATTTCACCTGATTCTAACGGATTAGAAACCTATAAAAGCAAATATAATTCAGCAATATTATTTCCGTTTCCAAATAGAATTACCAATGGAACTTATCAATTTGAAAATAAAAATTATAGCCTAGAAATTAATGAAACCGCTTTAAACAACAGGCTACACGGTTTAGTATTTAACCAATACTTTACTATAAAAGAACAAACTGCTACTGAAGAAAGTGCCAAAATAGTCTTAAACTATAAGTACAATGGACAAATTGCTGGTTTTCCATTTCCTTACAACCTAGAACTTACATATACATTTACTAAAAATAAAATAAGCCTTAATTTTGAAGTATTAAACGAAGGAAAAACAGCCTTTCCATTTGGTTTTGGTTGGCATCCGTATTTTAAAGTCACTGATTTAAATAATAGCACGCTAGATTTTGAAGCAAAAACTCAATATTTAGTAGATAAAAATATGATTCCTACAGGTGAAACCCCTTTAAAGTTTAAAACTCCATTACTTATTAACGATACTTTTTTAGATGATTGTTTTATAACCGAAAAATCAAACACTTCTTTAAAAACAAGTACATATAATATTAATATCGACTTTTCATCTAAAAAACCAACTAGTTTTTTACAAGTATATACTCCAGATACTAGAGATTGTATTGCTATTGAACCAATGACTTGCGCTCCAAATAGCTTTAACAATAAAGATGGCTTACTTACCTTAGAAGCTGATCAAAAGTATACTTGGACAGTTGATTTAAAATATTCTATTTAA